From Clostridiaceae bacterium, a single genomic window includes:
- a CDS encoding CpsD/CapB family tyrosine-protein kinase, whose amino-acid sequence MPLETYVNPKSPISEAYRVLRTNIQYSSFDTPLKSVVITSSIPGEGKTTTVSNLAITFAQLGSKVLLIDADLRKPKIHKIFSIENHCGLTNILVNRDDYKKYINKSAIENLDIITCGVIPPNPSELLTSNAMRSFIQKTKEDYDIVFLDSPPIGTVTDAAIISTIVDGTILVAASGVVDSVTLLEAKEQLDKVNANIIGVVLNKVDKNSQGKYYYYQYYYYGDSDDSQPHQKIKRKKRKRIKNTSFFSRIFKKGN is encoded by the coding sequence ATTCCTCTGGAGACTTACGTTAACCCAAAATCTCCGATATCAGAAGCATATAGAGTATTAAGAACAAATATACAATATTCCAGTTTCGATACTCCGCTTAAATCAGTAGTCATAACCAGTTCAATACCTGGGGAAGGCAAAACTACTACAGTATCCAACTTAGCTATTACTTTTGCTCAACTAGGAAGCAAGGTATTATTAATAGATGCGGATTTACGGAAACCTAAGATCCATAAGATTTTTAGTATTGAAAATCATTGTGGTCTTACTAATATTTTGGTCAATCGAGATGACTATAAAAAATACATTAATAAATCTGCAATTGAAAATCTTGATATAATAACTTGTGGTGTAATACCACCTAATCCCTCTGAACTACTTACATCTAATGCAATGAGATCTTTTATACAAAAAACAAAAGAAGATTATGATATTGTTTTTCTTGATTCGCCTCCAATAGGTACAGTTACTGATGCCGCCATAATATCAACAATTGTAGATGGTACTATTCTTGTAGCTGCTTCTGGCGTGGTGGATTCAGTGACTTTACTTGAAGCAAAGGAACAATTGGATAAGGTAAATGCTAATATTATAGGAGTTGTTTTGAATAAAGTAGATAAAAACTCACAAGGAAAATACTATTATTATCAATATTATTATTATGGAGATTCTGATGATTCCCAGCCCCATCAGAAAATAAAAAGAAAAAAAAGAAAAAGAATAAAGAATACTTCTTTCTTTTCAAGAATATTTAAAAAAGGAAATTAA
- a CDS encoding lipopolysaccharide biosynthesis protein — protein sequence MDTLDLKSIYQIILKRWFILVAITLLCTIISTVISFFFLTPIYQSETTLYIGKNLESSGELVYNDLLLGNQLVKDYRELVKSRRIANIVLEELGLEDLTATKLSSKLEVNLKNETRVFQISAQDEDPVLAAKIANKVAEVFQKEVVEIMKVENVQIIDEAEIPVSPIKPNKKINIAIAFVVGLMLGTGVVFLIEYLDNTIKTPEDIKKYLDIPIIGTIPLFTE from the coding sequence ATGGATACTTTAGACCTTAAATCAATTTATCAAATTATTTTAAAAAGATGGTTTATTTTGGTAGCTATTACATTATTGTGCACCATTATTTCTACCGTTATAAGTTTTTTCTTTTTAACACCAATTTATCAATCTGAAACAACCCTTTATATAGGTAAAAATTTAGAATCTTCCGGTGAACTGGTATATAATGACCTGTTACTTGGAAATCAGTTGGTCAAAGATTACAGAGAACTGGTAAAAAGCAGAAGAATTGCAAATATTGTATTAGAAGAACTTGGCTTGGAAGATCTTACTGCAACCAAACTTTCCTCTAAACTAGAGGTTAACCTAAAGAATGAAACACGTGTATTTCAGATAAGCGCCCAGGATGAGGACCCTGTACTTGCAGCTAAAATAGCAAACAAAGTGGCAGAAGTATTTCAAAAAGAAGTCGTTGAAATAATGAAAGTTGAAAATGTGCAAATAATTGATGAAGCAGAAATACCTGTTTCTCCAATCAAGCCCAATAAAAAAATAAATATTGCAATTGCATTTGTAGTAGGACTTATGCTTGGTACAGGGGTAGTTTTTCTCATTGAGTATTTGGATAATACAATAAAAACTCCTGAAGATATTAAAAAATATCTTGATATTCCGATAATAGGTACGATACCACTATTTACTGAATAA